The following nucleotide sequence is from Pseudonocardia sp. C8.
GTGAGGATCGGGAACGCGATCAGGATCATGATCGCGGTGACGAAGATGTTCCAGGTGAAGATCGGCATCCGGAACATCGTCATGCCGGGCGCGCGCAGGCAGACGATCGTCGTGACGAAGTTGACCGCGCCGAGGATCGTCCCGACACCCGCCACGGCCAGGCCCATGATCCACAGGTCGCCGCCGACGCCGGGCGAGCGGACCGCGTCGGAGAGCGGGGTGTAGGCGAACCAGCCGAAGTCGGCGGCGCCGCCGGGGGTCACGAACCCGGCCATGACGGTGAGCCCGCCGAACAGGAACAGCCAGTACGAGAACGCGTTCAGCCGGGGGAACGCGACGTCCGGGGCGCCGATCTGCAGCGGCACGATGTAGTTGGCGAACCCGAACAGGATCGGGGTCGCGTAGAGCAGCAGCATGATCGTGCCGTGCATGGTGAACAGCTGGTTGTACTGCTCGCTGGACAGGAACTGCAGCTCCGGCCGGGCCAGCTCGGCCCGGATCAGCAGCGCCATCGCACCGCCGGCCATGAAGAACGCGAAGGACGTGACCAGGTAGAGGATCGCGATGTCCTTCGGGTCCGTGGTGCCCAGCATCCGGAGGAACCGGGATCCCTTGGCCCCGCGGCGCGCCTGCGGGTGGGGGATGATCGGAACCGGTTTGAGCGTGGTCATCGCAGGACCCTCCGGGCGCGTCCGAGCCGAACACGTGGCCGGTGGCGACCCGCAGCCGGCGGGCCGGCGGTCACTGCGGCCGATGGTCCCGCAGGCGGTGGGCGGGCACAAGTCGTGCCGGCGGCTCCGGCGGCGCGCTGGTCGCCCACCGCAGCCCGGCGGTGATCGCCAACCCGCCGGCCCGGACGACGGTGGCCTCGGCGACCGGCAGCCACGGCAGCCGCAGCGGCGCCCGCGCCCAGCGCGGCAGCAACCCGACCGACGCGGCCGCCAGCACGCCGTACGGCACCCGAGCGGCCAGCGGCAGCGGCGGCTCCCACAGCAGGAACCGGGCCGCGTCCCGGGCCTCCGGGGTGCCGCACAGCTCCGGCCGGTAGCCCTCGAGCTGCGCGGCGAGCCCGGCGACCGTCTCCGGCGGGTCCGGCACGCCGAGCGCGCGGGCGACGCGTGCGGTGTCGGCGACGTAGCGGTCGCGGCCGGCCGCGTCGAGCGGCTCGTGGCCGTAACGGTCGTGCGCGGCGAGGAAGCTGTCGATCTCGGCGACGTGGACCCAGCGCAGCAGGTGCGGGTCGGACGCCGCGTAGGGACGGCCGTCCGGTGCCGTCCCGCGGACCGAGGCGTGCACCCGCCGGACCCGCTCGATCACCCGCTGCGCCTCGGCGGCCGGACCGAACGTCGTCGCGGCCAGGAAGTACGACGTGCGCTGCAGCCGTCCCCACGGGTCCCCGCGGAAACCGGAGTGCCCGGCCACCCCGGCCATGGCGAGCGGGTGCAGCGACTGCAGCAGCAGCGCCCGCAGCCCGCCGACGAACATCGACGCGTCGCCGTGCACCCGGCGGATCGGGGCGTCGTCGGCGAACCACCGCGGCCCGGCCGCGTGCACCCGGGACCGGCGGCGGCCCGGCCCCTCGCCCGCACCGGCGACCCGGGCGAACACGGCCGCGCCGGCCCGCGACCGCAGGGTCGCGAGCCGGGCGGTGACGGGGCCCGGGAGCAGGGCGGTGAGGTCGCTCACGGCTCCAGTCTCCGGAAACGCCCGGGATTCCGCACCGTGCCGGGCCGCCGGTCGCCCCGATGGCCCCGGCGGCCCCGGGCGGCCGGTCGACCCGGACCCGCCGGTCACGCCCGGGCCGTGGCCGGGCCGGGCGCCGGGGCGTCCGCGGTGCGGCCGGGCGCGGAACCCGACACCGCGAGCAGTCCCGCCACCGCCAGCGCGAACCCCGCCAGCAGGCCGCACACGTGCCCGAGCCCGGCCGCGGGGGACGAGCCCCCCATCGACAGCTCGGTTGCCCCCATGGTGACCGCGACGGCGTACAGCCCGGTCGCGAACGCCACCGCGCTGCCGGTCCACGCGGCCGTCACGACGACCCCGCCCGACCGGCCGCGGGCCAGCAGCAGCACCCCGGTCACGCCGGCCAGCACCAGTGCCGCGGGCACCACGGCCGCGACCAGGGCGACCGGGTCACCGGTCAGCCCGGTGTGGAGCAGCTGCAGTCCCGCGGCGAGTACCCCGGTCACCGCGCCGCCCCCGGCGGTCGCCCGCAGCAGCGGCCGCACCGGCTCCGGCGCCGCGCCGGGCGCCGCCAGCCGGGCGCCCCACCGCTCCCGGGCGTACAGCGCGAACGACAGCAGCAGGCACAGGCCCTGCACGGTGAACCCGCCGTAGACCATCGGCCGCACCCAGCCGGCCAGACCGGGGTCGCCGGCGTCGGGCAGCGCGAGCGTCAGCGGCAGCGACACCAGCGCGATCGGGACGAGCAACCCGGTCGCGACCCAGGCGGGCAGCAGCACCGGCAGCGCGGGTGCCCGGAGCGCCGCCCGGCTGCCCAGCGCGGCCGCCAGCGCGATCACGCACACGTCGAGCAGCAAGGTGATCGCGTTCATCGCCGGCATCCCGGCACCCGCCACGGCGCGCAGGTCGGTGATCCCGACGGGGTTCCCGGTGAGCCAGGCGAGCTTCATCGTGACGTAGGGGAGGGTGGCGAGCGCGGCGACCGCGCCGAGCGCGCGGCGGGCCGTGAGCGTGCCGCGGACGTCCTGTGTGGTCATGCCCTGAGTGGTCATGGCGGTCACGCTGCCGGGCCCGGGGCCGCCGCGGCCTCCCGCCGGCGAGGGGACCGCCTCCCTCGCAGGAGGGAACGCCGGCCGGGCCGGTTCTGCGACGATCGTGGTCGTGACGGGGTGGCTGCGACGGGCGCTGTCGGCGCGGACCTACCGCCGCGTGCTGCACGTGCTGCTGGGGGCCGTGGTCGTGCTGCCCTACCTGGCCGCCGGCTGGGTGCTGGCGCTCACCGCCGCCGCGGGCGCCGGGACCGGCGCCATGATCGTCCTGACCGTGCCGGTCGTGCTGATCGGGGCCGGGGTCACGGTGCTGCCCGGGGTGCGGGAGCTGCTGGGGGCGGCCGCCCGGACACTGCTCGACGCCGACCTCCCGGACGAGCCCGCCAGCGTCCGGGTGCCGCTCGCGGCCCGGCTCCGGGCCGCGGGCTGGTTGCTGCTGTGCGCCGCGCTGGGGGCGGCCGCCGCGGTCGTGGTGCTGTTCGTGGTGCCGATCGCGATCGCGATGGTGCTCGCCCCGTGGCAGCCGTACCCGCCGCTGCCCACCGGGGCCTCGGCCTGGTGGGCCCCGCCGCTGGGCCTGCTGCTGGTGCCGGCCCTGCTCGTGGCGCTCGCCGGCGCCGGGACGGTGCAGGGGCGGCTGGCACCGTGGTTCCTCGGCCCTGACGCCGAGCAGCGGCGGGCCGCCGGGCTGGCCGCGGAGCTGGCCGACGCCCGGCGCCGCGCCGACCGGCAGGCCGAGCGGGCCCGGCTGGCCCGCGAGCTGCACGACTCGGTCGGGCACGCGCTGACCGTCACCACCCTGCAGGCCGGCGCGGCCGCCGAGCTGCTCGGGACCGACCCGGCGTTCGCCCGCCGCGCACTGGAGACGATCGCCGAGACCGGTCGCGCGGCCCTCGACGACCTCGACCACGTCCTGGGCGTGCTCCGCGAGGACGACGACACCCGCAGCCCGGAGCCGGTCCGCGACCTCGAGTCGCTGGACGCCCTGGTCGCCGGGGCACGCGCCGCGGGCCTCGAGCTGCGGGCCGAGTGGGACCCGGCGGCCGGCGTGCCCGCGGCGGTGTCCCGGGAGGCCTACCGGCTCGTGCAGGAGGGCCTGACCAACGCACTCAAGCACGCCGGGCCCGGCCCGGCCGAGCTGTGCCTGCGCCGCACCGCGGACGGCCTGGAGCTGCGGATCGTCAACGCGGCCGGTGCGGCGGTACGGCGGCGCGGGCGCGGCCTGGCCGGGTCCGGCGAGCGGGTCGCGCTGCTCGGCGGCACCCTCCGGGCGGGCCCGGACGGCGACCGCTGGGTCCTGCACGCCACGCTCCCGGCCGGGAACCCGCCCGGATCACCCGCCACGGCGCGGCGCGACGACGACCGCGGGCCGGCGCGGTAGGACGGATACCGGGCGGTGTCGGGGGGAGGACGATGACGACCGGGGTGCTGCTGGTCGACGACGAGGAGCTGGTCCGCGCGGGCCTGCGGGCGGTGCTCGACGCCGATCCCGGCCTCACCGTGCTGGGCGAGGCCGCCGACGGCGCCGAGGTCCCGGGGCTGGTCGCCCGGCTCCGCCCGGACGTCGTGCTGATGGACGTCCGGATGCCGGCCGTCGACGGCATCACCGCGACCCGCGAGGTGCTCCGCCGCCCGGACCCGCCCCGGCTGCTGGTGCTGACCACGTTCGGCCACGACCGGTACGTCTACGACGCGCTCCGCGCCGGGGCCACCGGTTTCCTGCTCAAGCGGACCCCGCCCCGGGAGATCGTCCGCGCCGTGCACACCGTCGCCGCGGGGGAGTCGCTGCTGTTCCCGGCCGCCGTCCGCGAGCTCGTCGCCGGGTTCGCCCCGGGCGGCGGGGACCGGCTGGCCGCCGCCGGGCTCACCGCGCGGGAGGGCGAGGTGCTGCGGCTGATGGCCCGCGGCCTGTCCAACGCCGAGATCGCCGCCGAGCTGTACCTGGGCGTCGAGACCGTGAAGACGCACGTCGCCGGGGTACTCGCGAAGACCGGGTCCCGGGACCGGACCCAGGCCGTCGTCGCCGCCTACGAGTCCGGGTTCGTCGACCCCAGGTTCCCGGTCAGGTAGCGCTGCAGGGTCGGGGCCACAGTGGCCACGACCTCCTCCCGGGGTGCCGAGGCCAGCGGTTCCATCCGCACGACGTAGCGCATCATCGCCAGCCCGATCAGCTGCGAGGCGACCAGCGCGC
It contains:
- a CDS encoding oxygenase MpaB family protein encodes the protein MSDLTALLPGPVTARLATLRSRAGAAVFARVAGAGEGPGRRRSRVHAAGPRWFADDAPIRRVHGDASMFVGGLRALLLQSLHPLAMAGVAGHSGFRGDPWGRLQRTSYFLAATTFGPAAEAQRVIERVRRVHASVRGTAPDGRPYAASDPHLLRWVHVAEIDSFLAAHDRYGHEPLDAAGRDRYVADTARVARALGVPDPPETVAGLAAQLEGYRPELCGTPEARDAARFLLWEPPLPLAARVPYGVLAAASVGLLPRWARAPLRLPWLPVAEATVVRAGGLAITAGLRWATSAPPEPPARLVPAHRLRDHRPQ
- a CDS encoding histidine kinase; protein product: MTGWLRRALSARTYRRVLHVLLGAVVVLPYLAAGWVLALTAAAGAGTGAMIVLTVPVVLIGAGVTVLPGVRELLGAAARTLLDADLPDEPASVRVPLAARLRAAGWLLLCAALGAAAAVVVLFVVPIAIAMVLAPWQPYPPLPTGASAWWAPPLGLLLVPALLVALAGAGTVQGRLAPWFLGPDAEQRRAAGLAAELADARRRADRQAERARLARELHDSVGHALTVTTLQAGAAAELLGTDPAFARRALETIAETGRAALDDLDHVLGVLREDDDTRSPEPVRDLESLDALVAGARAAGLELRAEWDPAAGVPAAVSREAYRLVQEGLTNALKHAGPGPAELCLRRTADGLELRIVNAAGAAVRRRGRGLAGSGERVALLGGTLRAGPDGDRWVLHATLPAGNPPGSPATARRDDDRGPAR
- a CDS encoding response regulator transcription factor, with amino-acid sequence MTTGVLLVDDEELVRAGLRAVLDADPGLTVLGEAADGAEVPGLVARLRPDVVLMDVRMPAVDGITATREVLRRPDPPRLLVLTTFGHDRYVYDALRAGATGFLLKRTPPREIVRAVHTVAAGESLLFPAAVRELVAGFAPGGGDRLAAAGLTAREGEVLRLMARGLSNAEIAAELYLGVETVKTHVAGVLAKTGSRDRTQAVVAAYESGFVDPRFPVR